A genomic region of Gemmata massiliana contains the following coding sequences:
- a CDS encoding serine/threonine-protein kinase has product MNSDDRDPVDVLAEEFADLLRRGEHPSVSAYAAAHPEHAEQLQELLPAVAQMELLKRFRNPAGLVEKSLPDRLGDFRIVRELGRGGMGVVFEAVQESLDRPVALKVLARHAQLDPVQRERFVREALAAAKLHHTNIVPVFGVGEQDGLPYYVMQLIPGCGLHSVVRQWRKSLNKSDEASNETCAHTPNTPVAKPTGAPAPFEVVEPELKGPERNDWRFIAGVGAQAADALHYAHKQGVLHRDVKPANLILDGETVWVTDFGLAKMMHIHGLTATGDILGTLQYLPPECLTGAADARSDVYGLGATLYELLTLEPPYAADSPAQLIKKVADADPPAPRTLNPDVPRDLETIVLKAMAREPKNRYATARDLARDLEAFLDDRPIKARRMTLVSRAWLACRRNPTVASLAFTTTAALIFAAVTGWMGYAREEKRRKDAETATNEVREMSDKLRANLKLSLETFAKVFEAASSNSHSNFGIMMPMAGRGPENHIFLSFGGGPGGPGGPGGPGGPNGLGPGGPGGPGPGGPGGPGPGGPGSPNGPPELPGPRDFGADKAAILEAVLAFYDKFVEQNAPEDPLLQFEAAKASRRLCEANVRQRRPDKAITAYRRAVSLLKPLVEKYPDNESMRTELVIVYLVAPQEAYPNDRDVPLRRAAELARGNVWLTGSVFVRVGLAHEQSEDRPEAAEAAYRNAIAAFTSVPEDDRPPHGHTELGFVRQRLASTLKFQGKLTAARGELEQSIREQPESVEPGERQPGEGRPRFTPGRMQLADTYWMLVQVCKEQKDPRAEENARAKLQELGFPTDFPPGPFSLWYGGKKGERGWGKKDGFPPKKN; this is encoded by the coding sequence ATGAACTCCGACGATCGCGACCCGGTAGACGTACTGGCCGAAGAGTTCGCCGACCTACTCCGGCGCGGGGAGCACCCGTCCGTCAGCGCTTACGCCGCCGCGCACCCCGAGCACGCGGAACAGCTCCAGGAATTGCTCCCGGCCGTCGCCCAGATGGAACTGCTGAAGCGGTTCCGCAACCCCGCGGGCTTGGTGGAGAAATCGCTCCCCGACCGGCTCGGCGATTTCCGCATCGTGCGCGAACTCGGGCGCGGCGGGATGGGTGTGGTATTCGAGGCAGTGCAGGAGTCACTCGACCGACCCGTCGCACTCAAGGTGCTCGCGCGGCACGCACAACTCGATCCGGTCCAGCGCGAGCGGTTCGTGCGCGAGGCGCTGGCCGCAGCGAAGCTGCACCACACGAACATCGTTCCCGTGTTCGGCGTCGGCGAACAGGACGGGCTGCCGTACTACGTCATGCAGCTCATACCCGGGTGCGGGTTGCACTCCGTGGTGCGCCAGTGGCGCAAGAGCCTGAACAAGAGCGACGAAGCCTCGAACGAAACGTGCGCGCACACGCCCAATACCCCCGTTGCAAAGCCCACAGGCGCACCAGCGCCGTTCGAGGTAGTCGAACCCGAACTCAAAGGACCCGAGCGGAACGACTGGCGGTTCATTGCGGGGGTCGGAGCGCAGGCCGCGGACGCGCTCCACTACGCCCACAAACAGGGCGTGTTGCACCGCGACGTGAAACCGGCGAACCTCATCCTCGACGGCGAAACCGTCTGGGTGACGGACTTCGGCCTCGCGAAGATGATGCACATCCACGGACTCACTGCGACCGGTGACATCCTGGGTACGCTCCAGTACCTCCCGCCCGAGTGCCTGACCGGAGCCGCAGACGCCCGGAGCGACGTGTACGGCCTGGGCGCGACACTTTACGAGCTGCTCACGCTCGAACCGCCTTACGCGGCCGACAGCCCGGCTCAACTCATCAAAAAAGTGGCCGACGCGGACCCGCCGGCCCCGCGCACGCTGAACCCGGACGTCCCGCGTGATCTGGAAACCATCGTCTTGAAAGCGATGGCACGCGAACCGAAGAACCGGTACGCGACCGCACGCGACCTCGCACGCGACCTCGAAGCGTTTCTCGACGACCGGCCCATCAAGGCCCGGCGCATGACGCTCGTTTCGCGTGCGTGGCTCGCGTGCCGGCGCAACCCGACGGTCGCGTCGCTCGCGTTCACCACGACCGCGGCCCTCATTTTCGCGGCCGTGACGGGATGGATGGGGTACGCACGCGAGGAGAAACGCCGCAAGGACGCCGAAACTGCGACGAACGAAGTTCGCGAGATGTCCGACAAGCTCCGCGCGAATCTGAAACTCTCACTCGAAACTTTCGCCAAGGTTTTCGAGGCCGCGAGCAGTAACTCGCACTCGAATTTCGGCATCATGATGCCAATGGCGGGGCGCGGACCGGAGAACCACATCTTCCTCAGTTTCGGGGGCGGGCCGGGAGGACCGGGCGGTCCCGGGGGACCGGGAGGCCCAAACGGTCTTGGTCCGGGCGGTCCGGGTGGCCCTGGCCCTGGGGGGCCGGGTGGCCCTGGCCCTGGGGGGCCGGGTAGCCCGAACGGTCCGCCGGAACTACCGGGGCCGCGCGATTTCGGTGCGGATAAGGCCGCGATCCTGGAAGCGGTCCTCGCGTTCTACGACAAGTTCGTCGAGCAAAACGCGCCCGAAGACCCGCTGCTCCAGTTTGAAGCGGCGAAGGCGTCGCGCCGCTTGTGCGAGGCGAACGTGCGGCAGCGGCGCCCGGACAAGGCGATCACCGCGTACCGGCGTGCGGTCTCGCTGCTCAAGCCGCTCGTGGAGAAGTACCCCGACAACGAATCGATGCGAACGGAACTCGTCATTGTGTACCTAGTCGCGCCGCAGGAGGCGTACCCAAATGACCGCGACGTCCCCCTCCGGCGCGCGGCCGAACTCGCACGCGGAAACGTGTGGCTCACCGGGTCCGTGTTCGTCCGCGTCGGGCTGGCACACGAACAATCCGAGGACCGGCCCGAGGCCGCCGAAGCCGCGTACCGCAATGCGATCGCGGCGTTTACTTCTGTGCCCGAAGACGACCGGCCGCCGCACGGTCACACGGAACTCGGGTTCGTGCGTCAGCGCCTCGCGAGTACGTTGAAATTCCAGGGAAAACTAACAGCCGCACGCGGGGAACTGGAACAATCGATTCGGGAACAGCCCGAATCCGTTGAACCCGGTGAGCGGCAACCGGGGGAGGGGCGCCCGCGCTTCACCCCCGGGCGAATGCAACTGGCTGATACGTACTGGATGCTGGTACAAGTCTGCAAGGAACAAAAAGATCCTCGCGCTGAGGAAAATGCTCGCGCGAAGCTCCAGGAGTTGGGATTCCCCACAGACTTCCCGCCCGGTCCGTTCAGCTTGTGGTACGGGGGTAAGAAGGGAGAGCGGGGTTGGGGCAAGAAAGATGGTTTCCCACCAAAGAAGAACTGA
- a CDS encoding ThuA domain-containing protein, which translates to MKHIRFAALLALVALPALGRAEDKFVVLEGGDGPGKGKHIVLVSGDQEYRSEEALPQLAKILSKHHGFKCTVLFTVDPKDGTVNPNINNVPGLEALKTADLLVIFTRFLNLPDDQMQHVVDYVAAGKPVVGLRTATHAFNIPKDRKFAKFSWSNGEADFKQGFGKQVLGETWVAHHGSHGKEGTRGIIVKGHESHGILKGIAPGAIFGTTDVYTVTLPLPGDSTPLVLGEVTETLKPDSKAVNGKKNDPMMPVAWTKTYKGEGDKTGRVFTTTMGASQDLEFEGTRRLIVNGCFWAAGLESKIPDKTNVDLVGTFKPTAFKFKGNADWKPGVTPADLLK; encoded by the coding sequence ATGAAACACATCCGATTCGCTGCCCTGCTCGCTCTGGTCGCGCTTCCCGCACTCGGGCGCGCGGAAGACAAGTTCGTCGTGCTCGAAGGCGGCGACGGTCCCGGGAAGGGCAAGCACATTGTCCTCGTGAGTGGCGACCAGGAGTACCGCTCCGAAGAGGCGCTCCCGCAGCTCGCGAAGATCCTCTCCAAGCACCACGGGTTCAAGTGTACGGTCCTGTTCACGGTGGACCCCAAAGACGGAACTGTCAACCCGAACATCAACAACGTTCCGGGACTCGAGGCCCTCAAGACCGCCGACCTCCTGGTGATTTTCACGCGGTTCCTCAACCTGCCCGACGACCAGATGCAGCACGTCGTTGATTACGTGGCCGCGGGTAAGCCCGTGGTCGGGCTGCGCACCGCAACCCACGCCTTCAACATCCCGAAGGACCGGAAGTTCGCGAAATTCTCGTGGAGCAACGGCGAAGCGGACTTCAAGCAGGGGTTCGGCAAACAGGTGCTTGGCGAAACGTGGGTCGCGCACCACGGCTCGCACGGCAAGGAGGGCACGCGGGGCATCATCGTGAAGGGACATGAGTCGCACGGGATTTTGAAGGGCATCGCGCCCGGCGCGATCTTCGGGACCACGGACGTGTACACGGTCACGCTGCCGCTACCCGGTGACAGCACGCCCCTCGTGCTGGGCGAGGTGACCGAAACGCTGAAGCCCGACTCGAAGGCCGTGAACGGCAAGAAGAACGACCCGATGATGCCGGTCGCGTGGACCAAGACCTACAAAGGCGAGGGCGACAAGACCGGCCGCGTGTTCACGACCACGATGGGCGCGTCGCAGGATCTGGAGTTCGAGGGCACCCGGCGGCTGATCGTGAACGGGTGCTTCTGGGCGGCGGGGCTGGAATCGAAGATCCCCGACAAGACGAACGTGGACCTCGTGGGCACGTTCAAGCCGACGGCCTTCAAGTTCAAGGGCAACGCCGACTGGAAGCCCGGTGTTACGCCGGCCGACTTGCTGAAGTGA
- a CDS encoding S9 family peptidase has translation MFRLLLCGVCALTISVDAFGQEGYQKPPQAVIDILDAPAPPALSISPTGENLLLVQSARYPSIEEVAAPMLRLAGLRINPRTNGPARPTRVTGLSLVPVTGGDPKPIALPEKAKIGLPMWAPDGKRFAVQSTTDAGIELWVCALDELKLEKIKGVRLNAAIGESAQWMPDSRTLLVQLIPEGRGEAPTPPIAPAGPVIQESGGKAAPVRTFQDMLKDPHDAALFEHYCTSQLALVNGEPEKPTIQNIGKPTINIGCDPSPDGQFVLLYRVQKPFSYLYPYSAFPRAVEVYKATGAKDSTVAELPLQDKVPIEGVPTGPRSIRWVPTLPHALIWAEAQDGGDPKKKVPHRDALFTATAGSEIRGTELLKIEHRLAGIDFFPTGNRMLVRDYDRDRKWGRTFLVSSTALLASEPKLLFERSVQDHYGDPGTPVMRQLPSGHSVIRTAGDPAGDTFFLRGDGSTPKGDRPFLDKFDLKTTKAERLYHCPEGVYEEVVRVLNVSGTKVLIRRESVSEPPNYYYRDGAHEKALTKNTDPAPELRKAKKQLVTTKRADGTTISFTLHLPPDHKEGTKIPAVFYAYPVEFASADTASQVTGSPHRFTSVTGYSHLFFLTQGYAVMEVSMPIVGPPETANNDFIEQLNANAQAALDKAAEFGIDTDRVGVMGHSYGAFMTANLLAHAKLFKAGIARSGAYNRTLTPFGFQNERRTFWEAPEIYGKMSPFYHAEKIKDPLLMIHGAADSNPGTFPVQSERMYQAVRGTGGTVRLVLLPHEDHGYSARESIGHVLYEQIAWFDKYVKNVKK, from the coding sequence ATGTTTCGTCTGCTGTTGTGTGGGGTGTGCGCGTTGACCATTTCCGTGGACGCCTTCGGGCAAGAGGGTTACCAGAAGCCGCCGCAAGCGGTCATCGACATTCTTGATGCCCCCGCTCCGCCGGCCCTTTCGATCAGTCCGACGGGCGAAAACCTGCTGCTCGTGCAGTCCGCGCGGTACCCGTCGATCGAAGAGGTCGCGGCACCGATGCTCCGGCTCGCAGGATTGCGTATCAACCCGCGCACGAACGGCCCCGCGCGACCCACGCGCGTCACCGGGCTGTCGCTGGTTCCGGTCACGGGCGGCGACCCGAAGCCGATCGCCCTGCCCGAAAAGGCCAAGATCGGGCTTCCGATGTGGGCGCCGGACGGCAAACGGTTCGCGGTCCAGAGTACCACGGACGCCGGTATCGAACTGTGGGTGTGCGCTCTCGATGAACTGAAGCTGGAGAAAATCAAAGGCGTGCGCCTGAACGCCGCGATCGGCGAATCCGCGCAGTGGATGCCGGACAGCCGAACGCTACTCGTGCAACTCATTCCCGAGGGGCGCGGCGAAGCTCCCACGCCGCCGATCGCCCCGGCCGGTCCGGTGATTCAGGAGAGCGGCGGAAAAGCGGCACCCGTTCGCACGTTTCAGGACATGCTGAAAGACCCGCACGACGCGGCACTGTTCGAGCACTACTGCACGTCGCAACTCGCGCTCGTGAACGGCGAACCCGAAAAACCCACGATTCAGAACATCGGGAAGCCCACGATCAACATCGGGTGCGATCCATCACCAGACGGCCAGTTCGTGCTGCTGTACCGCGTGCAGAAGCCGTTCTCGTACCTGTACCCTTACTCGGCGTTCCCGCGTGCGGTGGAAGTCTACAAGGCGACCGGCGCGAAGGACTCCACCGTCGCGGAACTGCCGCTGCAAGACAAAGTGCCCATCGAGGGCGTACCGACCGGCCCGCGCTCGATCCGGTGGGTGCCCACCCTCCCGCACGCGCTCATTTGGGCCGAAGCACAAGACGGCGGCGACCCCAAGAAGAAAGTTCCGCACCGTGACGCGCTCTTCACCGCGACCGCCGGTAGTGAAATTCGAGGCACGGAACTGTTGAAGATCGAACACCGGTTGGCGGGAATCGATTTCTTCCCGACCGGGAACCGGATGCTCGTCCGCGATTACGACCGTGACCGCAAGTGGGGGCGCACGTTCCTGGTGTCGAGTACCGCGCTGCTGGCCTCTGAGCCGAAGCTCCTCTTCGAGCGCTCCGTGCAGGACCACTACGGCGATCCAGGTACCCCGGTGATGCGGCAACTCCCGAGCGGGCACTCGGTCATCCGCACCGCGGGCGACCCGGCGGGCGACACGTTCTTCCTGCGCGGCGACGGCTCGACCCCGAAGGGCGACCGGCCGTTCCTCGACAAATTCGACCTCAAAACGACGAAAGCGGAGCGCCTCTACCACTGCCCCGAGGGGGTGTACGAAGAGGTGGTTCGGGTGCTAAACGTGTCCGGGACGAAGGTACTCATTCGGCGCGAGTCGGTGAGCGAACCGCCGAACTACTACTACCGCGACGGAGCACACGAAAAAGCGCTGACGAAAAACACGGACCCGGCGCCGGAACTGCGCAAGGCAAAAAAACAACTTGTTACCACCAAGCGCGCGGACGGGACCACGATCTCGTTCACACTGCACCTGCCCCCGGACCACAAGGAAGGCACCAAGATTCCCGCGGTGTTTTACGCCTACCCGGTCGAGTTCGCGTCCGCGGATACTGCGAGCCAGGTCACCGGTTCGCCGCACCGGTTCACGAGCGTCACCGGTTACTCGCACCTGTTCTTCCTCACGCAAGGTTACGCGGTGATGGAAGTGTCCATGCCGATCGTCGGCCCGCCCGAAACGGCGAACAACGACTTCATCGAGCAGCTCAACGCAAACGCACAAGCGGCGCTTGATAAAGCCGCCGAGTTCGGGATCGACACGGACCGCGTCGGGGTGATGGGACACAGTTACGGCGCGTTCATGACAGCAAACCTGCTCGCGCACGCGAAGCTGTTCAAGGCGGGCATCGCCCGGAGCGGCGCGTACAACCGCACGCTCACGCCGTTCGGGTTCCAGAACGAGCGCCGGACGTTCTGGGAGGCGCCAGAAATTTACGGCAAGATGTCGCCGTTCTACCACGCGGAGAAGATCAAAGACCCGCTCCTCATGATCCACGGCGCCGCGGACAGTAACCCGGGCACGTTCCCGGTGCAGAGCGAGCGCATGTACCAGGCCGTGCGCGGAACCGGCGGCACCGTGCGGTTAGTCCTGCTGCCGCACGAGGACCACGGGTACTCGGCGCGCGAGTCTATCGGCCACGTGCTCTACGAGCAGATCGCGTGGTTCGACAAGTACGTCAAGAACGTGAAGAAGTAA
- a CDS encoding N-acetylglucosamine kinase, with translation MAASAQLVIGIDGGASNTVAVLADARTGATLGRGEGGPSNIQATGVESALRELNAAVVEAFKAAGRHREPVAAAALGLAGVDRAEGLEVIRGWADLVQLADKITIANDATLLFAAGTPEGWGLAVIAGTGSIAFTLDARGNDARAGGWGYLMGDEGSAFRIGLLGLRAACRAADNIGERTTLLPTYLKALGSDDPREFIPAVYRGKWDKAAIAALAPLVLTAATSGDATATAIFEQEARELALTAAGAVAAGGLSRENVPVALAGGLIRESEMFRNRFLHELRGCGVSPGPVGLVDDPVVGGVVLARRLLVQ, from the coding sequence ATGGCTGCTTCGGCACAGTTGGTAATCGGGATCGATGGCGGGGCGTCGAACACCGTGGCCGTACTCGCGGACGCGCGGACCGGCGCGACGCTGGGGCGCGGAGAGGGCGGGCCGTCGAACATTCAGGCGACGGGCGTCGAATCGGCCCTCCGGGAACTGAACGCGGCCGTTGTCGAAGCGTTCAAGGCGGCCGGGCGGCACCGCGAGCCGGTCGCGGCGGCGGCACTCGGTTTGGCCGGCGTGGACCGAGCCGAGGGATTGGAAGTCATCCGCGGGTGGGCCGATCTCGTTCAACTCGCGGACAAAATCACGATCGCGAACGACGCCACGCTCCTGTTCGCGGCTGGCACCCCGGAAGGATGGGGGCTGGCGGTCATCGCGGGGACGGGTTCGATCGCGTTCACGCTCGACGCCCGCGGAAACGACGCCCGCGCCGGCGGGTGGGGTTACTTGATGGGTGATGAGGGGAGCGCGTTCCGAATCGGGCTGCTCGGGCTGCGGGCCGCGTGTCGCGCCGCTGACAACATCGGCGAACGCACTACGCTGCTACCCACCTACCTGAAGGCACTCGGGTCCGACGACCCGCGCGAGTTCATTCCGGCGGTGTACCGCGGAAAGTGGGACAAAGCCGCGATTGCCGCACTCGCGCCCCTCGTGTTGACGGCCGCGACTTCGGGCGACGCCACCGCGACCGCGATCTTTGAGCAAGAAGCACGCGAACTAGCCCTGACAGCAGCCGGAGCGGTCGCAGCAGGCGGGTTGTCGCGCGAGAATGTTCCGGTGGCACTGGCCGGCGGGCTGATACGCGAAAGCGAAATGTTCCGAAACCGCTTCCTGCACGAACTCCGCGGCTGCGGCGTTTCTCCGGGACCAGTGGGGTTGGTGGACGATCCCGTTGTGGGTGGAGTGGTGCTCGCGCGCCGGTTGCTGGTACAGTAG